The Cervus canadensis isolate Bull #8, Minnesota chromosome 13, ASM1932006v1, whole genome shotgun sequence genomic interval tcctacctcaagaaacaagaaaaacattgaatagacaacctaaatttacacctaaaacaactggaaaaagaagaacaaaaagccccaaaattagtagaaggaaagaaatcataaagatctgagtagaaataaatgaaaaaaaaaaatgaaagaaacaatagtaaagattaataaaactaaaagctggttctttgaaatgataaacaaaattgataaatccttagctagactcatcaagaaaaaacaaagaagaatcaaatcagcaaaattaggaatgaaaaagaagaggttacaacagacaatgcagaaatacaaaggattataagagactattatgaacaaccatatggcaataaaatggataacctggaagaaatggacggattcttagaaaagttcaatcttccaagactgaaccaggaagaaatagaaattatgaacaacccaattacaagcactgaaactgaagctgtgacccaaaaatctcccaaaaaaacaaaaccccaggaccagatggcttcacaggagaattctgtcaaacatttagagaagagctaatgcttatccttctaaaattctttcaaaaaatctcagaggaaggaacacttccaaattcattctatgaggccaccatcactcataccaaaaccagacaaagacaacacaaaaaaagaaaactacaggccaatatcactgatgagcatagatgcaaaaatcctcaacaaaattttagcaaacagaattcagcaacataatgaaaagttcatacaccatgaccaagttgggtttattccagggatgcaaggattcttcactatatgtaaatcaatcaatgtgatacaccaaattaacaaattgaaagataaaaaccatatgatcatctcaatagatagaGAAAAAGCCTTTagcaaaattcagcacccatttatgattaaaactcttcagaaaatgggcatagaaggaacctacctcaacattgTAAAGGCCATATAGGATAAGCCCACAGTAAACAtttttctcaatggtgaaaaactgaaagcattccctctaagatcaggaacaagacaagggtgtccacttctGCCACTgttattcaatatagttctggaagtcctggctacagcaatcagagaagaaaaagaaataaaagggatccagatcagaaaagaagaagcaaagctctcactctgcagatgacatgatactgtacatagaaaaccctaaagatagtatcagaaaattactagagctaatcagtgaatttagcaaagttgcaggataaaatggagaaggcaatagcaccccactccagtactcctgcctggaaaatcccagagacagaggagcatggtaggcagcagttcatggggtcgctaagagtcggacatgactgagctacttcactttcacgtttcactttcatgcattggataaggaaatggcaacccactccagtgttcttgcctggagaatcccagggatgggggagcctggtgggctgccgtctatgggatcgcacagggttggacacgactgaagcgacttagcagcagcagcagcagcaggatacaaaattagtacacagaaatcacttgcatttctatatactaacaatgaaaaatcagaaagagaattaggaattaatcccattcaccattgcaagagGAAGAATTagatatctagaaataaacttacctaaggagatgaaagaactgtacacagaaaattataagacactaatgaaagaaataaaatgacataaacagatggagagatattccacggtcctaggtaggaagaatcaatattgtgaaatgactatactaccaaatgcaatctacagattcaatgtgatccctatcaaattgccattggcatttttcacagaactagaacaaaagctttcacagttcacatggaaacacagcagaccccaaatagccaacgCAGTCttgaagaatggagctggaggaatcaaccttcctgacttcagattacactacaaagctacagtcatcaagacagtatggtactggcacagaaacagaaatatagaccaatggaacaagatagaaagcccataaataaacccatgcacctatgggtaccttatttttgacaaaggaggcaagaatatacaatgaggcaaagacagctcttcaataaatggtgctgggaaaactggacagctacctgtaaaagaatgaaattagaatacttcctaacaccatacacaaaggtaaactcaaaatttattaaagagctaaatgtaagaccagaaactataaaactctcagatgaacacataggcagaacactcgatgacataaatcagagcaagatcctctatgatgcACCTCCTAgagtaagtgaaataaaaacaaaagtaaacaagtgggacctgattaaacttaaaagcttttgcacagcaaaggaaactataagcagggtgaaaagacaacccttagaatgggagaaaataatagcaaatgaaacaactgacaaaggattaatttccaaaatatacaagcagctcacacaatgcaatatcagaaaaacaaacaacccaatcaaaaagtggaaaaacaacctaaacagacatttctccaaagaagacatacagatggttaacaaacacatgaaaagatgctcaacatcgctcattataagagaaatgcaaatcaaaactgcaatatcacctcacaccagtcagaatggccatcatccaaaagtgtactaacaataaatgctggagagggtgtggagaaaagggaatactcttGCACTGTTGTTCAGATGtagattgatacagccactatggaagatggtatggagattccttgaaaaaactaggaataaaaccaccatatgacccagcaatcccactcctaggcatataccatgaggaaaccaaaactgaaaaagacacatgttcattgttcattgcagcactatttacaatagccagaacatggaagcaacctagatattcatcgacagatgactggataaagaagctgtggtacatatatacaatggaatattactcagccataaaagaaatgcatttgagtcagttctaatgaggtggatgaacctagagcctaaagtcagagaaaaacaaatatggtatattaatgcatatatagggaatctagacagatgatactgatgaacctatttgcagggcagcattggagatgcagacatagagaaaagacttgtggacatgcttggaaggaaggaaagggtgggatgtatggagagagtagcacGGAAACCTATATAgtgtcatatgtaaaatagacagccagtgggaatttgccatatGACTCTTACTTATGATAACAGAATCTTGTGTGGATGAAGGGTTaatgttaatatatgtaaagcacttagaacagagCTTACTATGCCAGCATTCCTCTGTGtgtttcacatacattatctACATTCACACAATAGTCCTGGAGATAAGAAAaatcatcattcccattttatgaaGGAGAGAGTTGAATTATTTGGCTAAAAAGTTGCAGAGTTGGGGTTTCAACCTAGGCATGAAATTCCAAGTTTCCTGTTGTTAACTAGACTTTGTCACCTCTATAGTACAAAAATACATGCACAATATTCCATATGCTATGGCAAgctgatacaaaattttaaaaaaacctcctGGTTCCTTTCTAGATGGTCCCAGGTATGTGTTCTATGGGTtaatcccttccttccttcttttgacTTGAGGAAGTAATTAATCCTCCTTCTATATCACTCAGGCAACACCTCCAGTCCCTATCAGCGAACTTCACCCCCAGGTACCACTGGTTAGGGCCAGTAACAACCTGAGGGTTCTGACTCCCCCTCCTGGGAGTGCTCCATGGCCTTGGGGGAGTCTCAGCCAGCTTTCCATGCTCTGAGTTCCCACACACCCTCCTATTGCCATTCATCACTGCTCCCCCCACTCATCCTCTCTTTGCTCACATGGGGGCTGGAGTGGGTGCTGAGAGAACCTGTCTGTGCAAAATGAACTCCAAGGGTCTAGACCATGGCCACAGACATGCTCCAGTCCAAACTCACTCTGCCAAGTCTCTGGCATAAAACGTTGGCCTGTACAACACACACAATCATAGTCTCGAGGCTAAACGAGCCCTCAGAGATCAAACCGTCATTTTCAGATTGGGATCTCTAAGCCAAGGCTAAAGAGATTAGGCCAATGTGTATTTCTGGCAGCTGCAGAGATCCTTGTTTCCTGATGTTCTGGCCAAATTAACACGGTGCTGCCTTTGGTGGGAGCCATCACTGTTAGACCACCTCCGACCCAGGAGGAGAAGCCCTACCCACAGAGTCCTTCCACAGGCTATGAGGATGCCAGAAACAAGCTGCCATTTCTTagagaaaattctttttcttagaactttgggcttccctagtagctcagacagtaaagaatctgcctgcaatgcaggagacccaggttcgatccctgggtcaagaagatcccctgaagaagggaacagcaacccactccagtattcttgcctagagaatcccatggacagaggagcctggagggccatggttcatggggttgcaaagagttggacatgactgagtgactaacactttcactttctgtcagtAATATTAATAAACAGGTGGTCTGcaagtgaaaggtgctcagtcatgttctactccttgtgaccccatggggatAATAGTAAATGCAAACCTCTTTAAGACAAGACTAAAGAAACATAAACTCAGCCTGCACCTGGGGCCTCCTCTCTGCTACCTtatgtatttgtgttttaattaACATTCTGAAGTATTCCAAGCTGTGTTTTAAAAGTCCTGCCTCTGCCTTCAGCTGACAAAGGGCCATGTTTAACACACTCTGGCATGACATAGATTCTGCCTCCAGGCAGAAGGTGCCAGTCCACAGCAGGCCTTTCTGattgctatttcttttctttgccccAACTGGCCAGGCTCTGCTCCAAACTGGTCTGCTACTTCAGTAACTGCCTCCAGTACAGAGAGGGGGCTGCTTGCTTCTTACCCGAGGATGTGGACCCCAGTCCATGCACCCACCTCATCCATGCCTTTCCTGGCATGGACGGTCACCAACTTAGCTCCATAGAGTGGAATGAGGAGACACTCTACAAAGAATTCCATGGCTTGCAGAAGATGTGAGCTGCAGTGGAGGGAGTGGGGATGGGAAGTAGAGAAAGCAGGTGCCTCCTCTCAAAGCCAGAAACCTTCCCTAGGACTGCAATCTAGCTACAGACCTGCTATGTGGATTTGGGCAAATCTCATCACCTGTCTGAGCTTCTTGTTCTTATATGGAAGAGGTGAGTGTAGATAAGGACTTCTTAAGGGCCCTTCCAGTTTAGGTCTAAGTGGAATCTGGATTGTGAAACTTTTCCTCTGCTGGGAATGAGTGCCCTATTTCTCCTAAAATCTATCTATCCTTCAGCTCAAGTGTTATTACTACCTTAATAAAGCCTCTCTGAAGATCTGCCCTGATCTCTTGCTTTCTGAGTTCCTTGAGTGTACAGCTCCGCAGCCAGGGAAAAGGTCCTTAAAGGCTGGGATATGTCTTTTCTTTCCCAatatagagcttccctggtactGATTCTGAGCATAGGGATTTAGATATCCCCAACCTCATGCCATCAGCCCTGCAAGTCTCCTTGCTTCTTTGTTAGTGATATGAGTCCCAGGACCCTGGCTGGATCAATCCTGGCacttctcttgtctttcccagGAATCCCAAGCTGAAGACACTGCTGGCCTTTGGGGGCTGGAGCTTTGGCACTCAGAAGTGAGTTGTTGTGGGCACCTACATGGCAgggtccctggtggggaactggTTAGAGAGACACCCATCAGCGAATCAGCTATGTTGAGGTGTGGCCAGGGTGAGGGGGAATGAGAGGGAAGAGTGGACTCTGAGAGCTGAGCTTCCTTCTGAGTTCTTGCTACCTCATTGGGAGGCAGTGGAGTGGGCTTAGCTCCAGGCCATTATATATTGTCTTGCTTTAAATGCAGCCCAGAGATTCTGACCTCTTCTCAGGCCTCAGCCTTTTCCTCCATGAAGTGGGTAGAGGGAGAGTCTCAACTAATCCCAGACAACATATAATATCTATACTTTCTGAGCTCTGAAACAGGATATCTGGGGATTTTTGTTCCCTTTCTGGGTGTAAAAGACAGTCTGTGAGATCAAGCTGGGATAGCAGAATATTGACATTTCCAAGATATTTTTGACTATTTATGGAGATAGTGGAATGGTATATTTGGAATCAGACTTTTCCTAGAAAATCATGAATGCATGGTCCCCTAAATTCTAAGCCAgtctttctaatattttttggATCATGAACCCTTTTAAAAACCTGATGAACTTTATGACTCCCCTTCCCAAAACACTAGTTATATAGATTTTTCATTGAAATTCAGAGTTCCTAGCCTGGAGTTCCTGGGCACACAAACCCCACTTAAAAACTGATGCTATTAGAtaaatcaaattaataaattataaaaatagaaatagtctttaaaaactCAAGACCTCCAAGAAGTCCAGGGACTTCTTGAGGAAGTAGGATGTGGTGGGGTAATTCCTGGGGCACCTTCGGACTTTTAAAGAGCTCTGAATTAGTCATAGTAATGCCAATAGCCACGAAGCACTCTACAAATGTGAGTTAGAAGAAAAGTTTGTTGGCAAGGAACCCTGCCAAGGAACTGGAACAGCAGGCTCTCAAGATTACCCAGATCCTCACTAAGCTGCTGGgattctcttcctcttcatcttAGAAACggattcctttcctttttcccaaCCTCCGTGCTAGGTTGACACCCAGCTCTGATTCAGAGTAGGACAAGTCTCTGGGCAGGAATGTGGCAGTAGGCTTCTGGAGGAAATTCTGGGAAGCAGAGCTCCTAGTGAGTCCATGTGCCCCTGTTGATATCAATGTTTGGAGGCAGAGCACACTTCTACATTGGCCCTTTCCCTTACCTGGGCCTTAACCCACCCAGCAAGAACCCAGTAGCTTCTGAAGCACGCCTCCAGCACTGTCCTGGCCTAGATAGCTGAGTGCCAATATCCTGAGAGGTTTCTCTCATGCCTCTGAAGGAGCATGATGCACTGTCCCATATAAGACAGACCCACACTGCCCTTCATCACCCCACAGGTTCACGgacttggttcagttcagttcagttcagctgttcagtcgtgtctgactctgtgaccccatggactgcagcatgccaggcctccctgtccatcaccaactcccagagtttactcagactcatgtctattgagtcagtgatgccatccaaccatctcatcctctgtcgtccccttctcctcccacgttcaatctttcccagaatcagggtctattcaaatgagtcagttgttcgcatcaggtagccaaactattggaatttcagcttcagcatcagtccttgcaatgaatattcaagacagACATGGTAGCTACAGTCAACAACTGACAGATCTTTGTCGACTCAGCCGTCAGGTTTCTGCACAAATATGATTTCGATGGCCTTGACCTTGACTGGGAGTACCCAGGAAGTTGAGGGAGCCCCCCCTCAGATAAGCAGCCCTTCACAGCCCTGGTGCAGGTATGATTGGGTGGGGTAGGAGAGATCTGGTCAGTCAGGGGGACACATAGGTACTGCTCTGCCCCAGGCTCGGCTGCTTCATTTATCTATGAAGTATCGACCTGTGGTCAGTTTTCAGCTCCTGAGTGGGAAAATTTGCTTGGGGCTCACTGCGCTACATGGTCCCTGCCTGTGTGTTCACTCTGAGCTGCTCTTGTAGGACCTGGTCTGTGCCTTTCAGCAGGAAGCCCAGACCTCAAGGAAAGCATGCCTCCTGCTGAGCTCAGTGATTCCAGCAGGACGACACTGCAAAGAAGCTGGACATGAAGTGGACAAAATTGCTCTAAGTCTCAGGCAGATGGCAAGGACCCTGTGTTCTCTGCAGGGGAGAGAGACCAAGGGCAAGCTAAGCCTTCGTCAGTTAGAGCGGGGACTCCTTGTAACACCAGCAGACCCAGAGAGGATTTGCTTACCATATCTGCTATTTCACCCCTCTGGAGTCCCTCTCTTTGGAGCCTTGGACTTTCCCTTAAGAATTCAGtcttgaaaaaaaagaaggaagtcttTAGCATCTCTAGGAGAATGAGTTGTCTAGCTCCTTCCCACCCAGGCCTATAGAATCAGAACCTGTACCTTAATGAGATTCTCAGGTAATTTATTTGTACAATGAAAGTTTGAGAAATGTTGAACTAGATTTCCCTTCAAAATAGCACAAGGCATCCTGAGTGGACTCTGTCCTGAGGGTGCTGAGGGGACAGAGTGGGGAGCAGGCTAAAGACGTGCGCGGCCAAGAAAGAGAACTGCCTGGATAATGGGGTGACGGGAGTGCCACCTGTGTCGTGTCTCCCAGAGCCAGAGCCAGCCGCCCCCACTACCCAGCGTGTGGCTGACCTTTCCCCAGGCCACACACTGTGCGGGGACGGAAGGAGCAAGCAAGGGGGGAGAGTTCCATCCTGCTCACCAGCCCCTCACCTGCCCTTGCTTCATGCAGGAACCTGGATTCCCACAGACTGATGGCCCATGACCTCCATGGCTCTTGGGAGAAGGCTCCAGGGCAAGACAGCTCTCTCCCTAAGAGGTGGGAAGAGTGCGGGGTCATGGACAGACTCAAGGTGTTAAGTGATAGAAGACCCCTTGCACAGGCCTTTCCAGTGGCCCCTTTTCAGCCTTAAGAAACCTCATGGAAGGCAAAAGCAGGACAGTAAGCAAAGCGCGGAGAAGACAGGATTTGTCTATTTCCTGCTTGTTGgtttactttattttccttttgcatgTCACTGCCGAGGAGAAACTtccacagggctggggaaacaaGACTCTTGGaggggcacaaacaaaaccttgtgtgcaccaagacATAGGATAAAGGAGCAGTAGCCCcaaaagagactgagccagacttgcctgcaAGTGTTTTGGAGTCTCTAGTGGAGGTCAGGGACACAGACAGCAGCAGTCTTGGGAGGCATGGTGAACTGGCAAAGGTCCTTTTGGAAAAGG includes:
- the CHIT1 gene encoding LOW QUALITY PROTEIN: chitotriosidase-1 (The sequence of the model RefSeq protein was modified relative to this genomic sequence to represent the inferred CDS: substituted 3 bases at 3 genomic stop codons), whose protein sequence is MVGIGNAELENAASPSGPEGVWAVTEQQAPLERVPFQESAPYKGCASGGRVVTRGGHVSAGKSDDAAGEGGALAQMLRRQKLCSKLVCYFSNCLQYREGAACFLPEDVDPSPCTHLIHAFPGMDGHQLSSIEWNEETLYKEFHGLQKMNPKLKTLLAFGGWSFGTQKXTDMVATVNNXQIFVDSAVRFLHKYDFDGLDLDWEYPGSXGSPPSDKQPFTALVQDLVCAFQQEAQTSRKACLLLSSVIPAGRHCKEAGHEVDKIALSLRNLDSHRLMAHDLHGSWEKAPGQDSSLPKRWEERWIHIPGGSDYKASAVWTLDTDDLAGFFCNQSWYPLIKTLRLDLSLPYMPLDPPEPDVPALRQPSEPGHGSSLGQDASCQGKADGLHPNLLDWSSYYSCIGVVVPAKQPEEPVFSSSCKLCTWS